DNA from Triticum aestivum cultivar Chinese Spring chromosome 7D, IWGSC CS RefSeq v2.1, whole genome shotgun sequence:
aaggcgcacacattaacaatcaacaaagtcattttggaacaagtgttgtcacgttacaaatcgaaaacacaagtattattgaaactgtgggcgttctacttaccaattacgtgccgccacgcgtcccctattttttattggctaggaggtgtcgtgcggggtagctatttgagtacgagaggcgtgcgatcagacccttgcgcgtgctcatcgggaggagagccctttgaccgctacccgccgcgcaccgccctcccaacgtctccattaattgcgcccgagcacctgttctacggcatggctatatgtctcactggactgagatttaagagagaaaaatgaaaatctgaaaaggaagttttgcacggatcttgatgtaagatccgacggacctatatagcatcgactgggacttatagcaagcatgatgaatataaggacgatgacagcggataataattgtcttacatatttaggaacataattaaaaaaagccacatgcggaaacgcccgaaatacacaagggcaaaataagaaggaagacaatgatctggctcgctgatctctactttcttgatgcgttgctgcaggccgcgggaactagtctccgcggcgagcggcgatgagctctttcttatCCTCAAGATGCTTCTTGAGAGCAtacacggattcctccaccagccttctgcgctcgatgtgcagcatggcattctcgtccataagtttctcgacgatgacgccggtcctcttcaacaaggcagtggtatgctcctgctgctccgcacttccaacgatcttcgccctcaacaggtcgcgctcggcccagagcttcacattgctctcatttagttgccggatgacgctagTAGACTGttaaaacgaggctttcaggtcatcctgcaacctcgcccagctagagatctgatccatctgcctaaggacgagggaacggatgcgcctgtaagagtcctcgcctgcctgcgagacatttttccaggccgccgcggcgcgggagggCATCTCTGTTGCattggcggcgcggcgggacatctcttctgcttccgcggcgcggcgggactagtctgctgcatcgacggtgcggtggGACCTTTGTTctgcttcggcggcacggcgggacctctgtactgcttcggcggtgcggcgggacctctctgctgctacggccgcgcggcgggacatgttggctgctttcgcggcgaggcgggatatctctcgtgcttccgcttccaagtggcaatctctcgacccagaactcatgctggccatggcagacgcaagggaacgatgatgaatgacttgtttgtttttgtggatgaggagttgaggaggaatgtgcagtcatcttggagtagtagtatttataaccgagtagtaatacgctcctaagtgggaaaccgtttaggttttgatcggtgtgaataggtttgcaaattggaatgtgacgggacgcggcctccctgttctttaaaaaaattgtgacgggacgcatgctcaaaatttactgacggttataagtgtggcactattctcAGAAGTCGTAACGTGGGAACGtatgccttctcggccgcgtacgtggcgtttgcaccatagggtgcaccgcaataggcaatgtcagcacacgtcttgttccaacaaccgtgcgcgcttgttattaccatcgcgcacgcttcttttagttagaatgtgtgtgcccgtctagcgcacacacgttgatctatctaactgtttcagtttgttgtggctaatcgcaaatagttcatccatgtgaagtgtgtGCCATCAAtggcagacactttgatctggctgacccgtttctgttatgttgcctaatcgcaaacagttaatccttctgaagcatatgccctcaatcacacacagcttgatctggctggccgtttcttttgtgttgcctaatcacaaacagttcatccgagtgaaccatatgttgtatatcgcacacgccttcatcaggctgcccgtttcttttgtaccgcctcatcgcaaacagttcattggactgaaccgtatgccctggatcgcacacgcaactaaaatctgaaccgtgtttgatggctccgccatcacaaactttttgcaccttttttgacggttcttttacaccaccgtttgcgtattgcatcgcacacagtttcgtcgaagggtctctgattgtagtgtcgcgttagcagcatcctgtagtagtgaaggtactagcatcattataagcatcatccatagcagaagtagcatcatcaataacttgcaacatatcaggattaatagcatatggcggtgttgcaagtttactcaaaatagaaggtgaatcaagtgcagagctagatggtagttccttaccttccctcgtcttagagggaaaaatcttggttttggtatccttcagattcttcatagtgataaatagatagtaatcccaagtgactcaacaaatatagctatgctccccggcaatggcgccagaaaaaggtattgataacccacaagtataggggatcgcaacagtttttgagggtagagtattcaacccaaatatatagattcaacacaaggcgagccaaagaatatttgcaagtattggcagttgagttgtcaattcaaccacacgtggagattaaatatctgcagcaaagtgatcagtagcacagtagtatgataattttgatagcagtggtaacggtaacagttttgtagcagttgtaatagTAGTAATAgcggtagtaacttagcaagaacaatatgtggaaaactcgtaggcattggatcagtggattcgttggatgatattcatcatataacagtcataacctagggcgatacaaaacaaGCTCCAGtttataaatataatgtaggcatgtatctcgtaaatagtcatacgtgcttatggaaagaacttgtatgacatcttttgtcctaccctcccgtggcagcggggtccataaggaaactaagggatattaaggcctccttataATAGAGAACcataccaaagcattagcacatagtgaatacatgaactcctcaaactacggtcatcaccggaaagtatcccaataaCTGTCACActagggtttacggatcataacacgtaataggtgaatatgacttgcaagatcggatctagaacatagatataatggtgaaaacataaacggttcagatctgaaatcatggcactcgggccctagtgagaagcattaagcatagcaaagtcataacaacatcaatctcagaacatagtggataccagggatcaagccctaacaaaactaactggattacatgatgaacctcatccaactcctcaccgaccagcaagcctatgaaggaattactcactcccggtgcggagcatcatggaattggggTTGAAGGAGGGTTgctgatgacgaagaacgaagattcccctctccggagccccaaacgggttccagatctagcctcccgatgaagaacagtaggtggcggcggctccgtatcgtgaaacgcgatgaaacttcgtcccctatttttttctccaaaaataagtATTTatgagttggaattagggtcatcggggccaccaggtgagcacaacccaccagggcgcgccctggtgtcttgagCCCAGCCAGGGCACCCACccgatggttcttggctccagtatttttttattctaaaataattctccaaaaagtttcgttccaatccgagaacttttatttctgcacaaaaaacaacaccatggtagttctgctgaaagcaacgtcagtccgggttagtttgattcaaatcatgcaaattagagtccaaaacaagagaaaagcgTTCGGAAAAGTAGATAGTACGGAGATGTATCAATCATGTTGCATGACTGGAAACATCTGAATTCTGCTCTTCAGCGGCTTTGAGTAGGGCTCTGATCTGCAGGAGTCCTTCCCCTGCCTCTGATCAGGACGGCTGAATGGAATCTACTATCCGAGTGGCAGCcgccaaattctgaattggggtgcGGAATACCTGGTAATCACATTGCGGATCACTCAAGAACAGTTGCCGTCGACTGGAACTGGGTTGCTGTTGTCTGTGCGCCCGATCGTCGAGTGACTTCTGGAGATCCTCCAGAtggtgcgctcagccaggttggccaggCGCACGGCCTCCAAGGCTTGAGCCTCGGGAGTCGTCCCAACGATGGATGTCCAAAGGGCCTGCTCGTTCCCGCGCTGCAACTCCATTTGCTGCGGGTTGAGGGGCTGGGGGTAGTACTCGTCATCGTGACAGTTCCCGCTGTCGTCGATGTCGCCGTGCGACGGATCATCGACTCCCGCGCCGCCGTGGGGATACCCGGGCAGACTGTGCTGGGAACCAGCCACAAGCACCTCTGCAGCAGGGTCGCTGCTCTTGCACTCGGATGCGTCGTCCGAGTAGTCATGTAGAGGGCCAAATAAGTCGAGAATGGGCTCATCGGGCTCAATCACCGTGATCTGCGGGGCCGCAACCTGGAGGGCCACCGCGTGCTTGATCCACCATTGGAACCGCGAGCGCTCGGAGCGCTTGCGACGATGAACGATAGGGCGGAGGGATGCCGCTGGATCTACCGACTGATACGGAATCGGCGGTTGTCGAAGAAGAACGCTGAAGGTACTCACACGAAAGTGTGCTGCCCCGCGAATGGGCAGCGCTTCGACGTCCAGCGTGGCTTCTTGGAGCCACGCCAAACCATCAGCGATGAAGCTGAGGGCGCCGAAACGGATCTCGTCGCCGAATGAcaatccgccgccggaaaccatggtGAAGATGAGAAAATCACAACTACGCTGGAAGTCACTTAGacgcctgccccatggtgggcgccaactgtcgtgggtgtaaGTCTAACAATAGTGTATGGGGGTACGAATTAGAGGGCAGAGTCTACCTACGATGCAGCTGTTACACTCGGATTTACGAGTTCGGGCCCCTCGCGGAGGAGGTAATAGCCCTATGTCGCGGTGCTCAGGAACTTGATTGACTGGAGTGTATGGATTACAAGAGATCGCGAACCATTGTTATGGAGCCAGGGgtgcttatatagagtgcgccggacCCCTGATGAATGCCTCCATAACTAAGGGTTAAAGGAAGGTCTTAAGGGTGACAGTTACTGGTAATGTCGGCATTAACTACATTTGATGGGGGTGGACGCACGTCCTGACCGTTGCGGTCACAAGGAGGCTCCTGGTCTTCTCTGTCCAAGTGAAGTCAGGTACTCCGAGTGAGATGAACCGGTCGAGTGGACTGCTAGACTCCGAGTGGTTGCTATCTTCCGAGTGGTCCTCAGGTGGCAATACTTACGATCGGTTACTTGACCCAGGGGCCCAATACGCAGTGCatggtgtccttgggtagggtctGTAGGCCAGGCATGTGACCCTATCCCTAGTATGTGTCCTCGTCACCCCCACGAGCAACGGGGCGGCCAAGCACGCGTTAGCCTCTAGTGAAAATTAAGGCTAATGTGTGTATGTTCCCCCGACCTCAACCAAGCACGTGCATCAAAATTTTCTATCATAGCTTACCACAGAGCTAGTTAAGGTTTTAGGCGGTATTAAAATTCCCAAAAATCCTTGAAAAAATACCGGAACCACACACCTGTAATATAATATGATCCAATAGAGCGATTCAAAAAATATGACTGTATGTGTCATGGATAAAAAGACAAATAGTTCAATCTATATTTATGCCGCGGTGAGCTGAAAAGTTTTTCTTTTGCCGAAGACTCATAAATGCATATTTTCATAATCGCTCCATTATATCATCTTAGACATTAGAGTGATTCTCCACTATTTATTTCATATTTGTTAGATAACTTTTAAACCGTCAAAAGCTTAGCGAGACTTAACAGATTCTGTGGTAAGATATGATAGACTGTATATAGAAAGAGAATCACCTCAAAAACATTTGAGACAACATACATATATCCAATGATCACCACTAAGCTACCACAAAATCCAATTCGCCCTAAGCTAGCAATAGCTCCCTACTACACGCAGGTGTCCATTCATCTATCTAGCCGATCTAAAGCTGCCACTGATTAATAAGTATTTCTAGATGCAGCAACTAGTCGTAGAAGCTAATCTCTGGCGTATGAACCTCGTCCATGAGCCCACCATTCCTTGGAATGTTTCAGATTCCCCTCGCGCTTTAGCCCACCCAAATCATCCTCGCCACAGTCCAGGGAATAAAAGACAACGCCACCCTCGCCACCAcctttccccttccttccccctctacatagttagagagagagagagggattgtgAGGAGAGAGAAAGCAGTACTACTGGTGCCGAGCAAAATACctactctccctccctctctcatcTGTGAGTTTGCACAGTGCATCTAGTAGGCTATGGCTGACATTATTTGTAGTAGTAGTAGCGTAGCTGGTTGCTGGTGATGGTGCTGCTGGGTTCTCCCCTCTCACTCACTCACACAAGCTAGCTAGCAGCAGCAGCATACTTGTGTATTTTTGGCAGATGATGTCCTGTCAAGGAAGCTGCGAGCCCAGATGCTGCTGGACGTGCGCCCTCATCGTCCCTATTAAACCCCCCCAGAGATGCGCGCCCTCAtgctccgtctccgtctccgtcttctcctccacctccggccgctcACGACGATCCTAGTCCCAGGGCGCCGCGAGCGAAGAAGAAGACATGATCAGCTCACTCCACTCTTCCTCGTCCTCCGACACCGACAACAACAGCAACGCCGACCTCAGGAACAGCAGCGGCGAGGGCGGGGGCGACGCTGCCTTgctgggcggcggcgggcgtgcGCTCGCGGCGGCACCGTCCACGCGGGACCTCGTGCTGGCCTGCGCCGACCTGCTGCAGCGCGGGGACCTCGCCGCCGCGCGCCGCGCTGCCGAGATCCTCCTCTCCGCGGCGTCCCCGCGCGGCGACGCCACCGACCGCCTCGCGTACCACTTCGCGCGCGCGCTCGTGCTCCGCGTGGACTCCAAGGCCGGGCTGCCGTTCTCCCCGCGGCCGCCAGCTGGGACAGCGCCGGCACCGTCCGGGGCGTACCTGGCGTTCAACCAGATCGCGCCGTTCCTGCGGTTCGCCCACCTGACGGCCAACCAGGCCATCCTCGAGGCCGTGGAGGGTTCGCGCCGCGTCCACATCCTCGACCTCGACGCGGCGCACGGCGTGCAGTGGCCGCCACTCCTCCAGGCGATCGCCGAACGAGCCGACCCGGCGCTGGGCCCGCCCGAGGTCCGCATCACCGGCGCTGGCGCCGACCGCGACACACTCCTTCGTACAGGCAACCGGCTACGCGCTTTCGCCCGCTCGATCCACCTCCCTTTCCACTTCACCCCGCTCCTCCTCTCCTGCGCCGCCAGCACGCACCACGTCGCCGGCACGAGCACCACCCCGAGCACCGCTGTCACGAGCCTGGAGCTACATCCCGACGAGACGCTGGCCGTGAACTGCGTGCTGTTCTTGCACAAGCTCGGCGGGCAGGACGAGCTCGCAGCGTTCCTCAAGTGGGTGAAGGCCATGGCCCCCGCCGTGGTGACCGTCGCCGAGAGGGAGGCGAGCGGAGGAGAGATCGACCCCATCGACGAGCTCCCGCGCCGTGTTGGTGTGGCCATGGATCACTATTCGGCGGTGTTCGAGGCGCTTGAGGCGACGGTGCCGCCGGGGAGCCGGGAGAGGCTGGCGGTGGAGCAGGAGGTCCTCGGCAGGGAGATCGAGGCCGCGGTGGGCGGGACAGGCGGGAGGTGGTGGCGCGGGCTCGAGCGGTGGGCTACCGCCGCACGCGGC
Protein-coding regions in this window:
- the LOC123165731 gene encoding protein MONOCULM 1, which gives rise to MISSLHSSSSSDTDNNSNADLRNSSGEGGGDAALLGGGGRALAAAPSTRDLVLACADLLQRGDLAAARRAAEILLSAASPRGDATDRLAYHFARALVLRVDSKAGLPFSPRPPAGTAPAPSGAYLAFNQIAPFLRFAHLTANQAILEAVEGSRRVHILDLDAAHGVQWPPLLQAIAERADPALGPPEVRITGAGADRDTLLRTGNRLRAFARSIHLPFHFTPLLLSCAASTHHVAGTSTTPSTAVTSLELHPDETLAVNCVLFLHKLGGQDELAAFLKWVKAMAPAVVTVAEREASGGEIDPIDELPRRVGVAMDHYSAVFEALEATVPPGSRERLAVEQEVLGREIEAAVGGTGGRWWRGLERWATAARGTGFAARPLSAFAVSQARLLLRLHYPSEGYLVQESRGACFLGWQTRPLLSVSAWQ